A single window of Polyodon spathula isolate WHYD16114869_AA chromosome 2, ASM1765450v1, whole genome shotgun sequence DNA harbors:
- the LOC121329238 gene encoding kelch-like protein 5 isoform X3, with translation METCAPDEYFQALNHAEQTFKKMENYLRHKQLCDVVLVAGDRKIPAHRLVLSSVSDYFAAMFTNDLREAKQEEIKMEGVDPNALWALVQYAYTGHLELKEDNIESLLSTACLFQLSQVVEACCRFLMKQLHPSNCLGIRSFADAQGCTDLHKVAHSYTLENFLEVIKNQEFLLLPASEIVKLLGSDDMNIPSEETILNALLSWVQHKMESRQKELPKLLPFIRLPLLAPQFLADMENNSLFRDDIECHKLIMEAMKYHLLPERRSLLQSPRTKPRKSTVGMMFAVGGMDATKGATSIEKYDLRTNTWTRVANMNGRRLQFGVAVLEEKLYVVGGRDGLKTLNTVECYNPKTKTWSVMPPMSTHRHGLGVAVLEGPMYAVGGHDGWSYLNTVERWDPQARQWSFVASMSTPRSTVGVAILNGKVYAVGGRDGSSCLKSVECFDPHTNKWIPCAQMAKRRGGVGVATWNGLLYAIGGHDAPASSLASRLSDCVERYDPKTDMWTAVAPMSISRDAVGVCLLGDRLYAVGGYDGQVYLNAVEAYDPQTNEWTQVAPLCLGRAGACVVAVKI, from the exons GTTGGTTCTTTCCTCGGTTTCTGACTACTTTGCTGCCATGTTTACCAATGATTTGCGGGAGGCAAAGCAAGAAGAAATCAAGATGGAAGGTGTGGATCCAAACGCACTGTGGGCTCTGGTGCAGTATGCGTACACAG GTCATCTGGAGCTTAAAGAAGACAACATTGAGAGCTTGCTGTCTACAGCCTGCCTTTTTCAGCTGTCCCAGGTTGTGGAGGCCTGCTGCCGGTTCCTGATGAAGCAGCTCCACCCCTCCAACTGCCTGGGAATCCGTTCCTTTGCTGATGCACAGGGCTGCACAGACCTGCACAAAGTGGCTCACAGTTATACCCTT GAGAATTTCTTGGAAGTGATAAAAAACCAGGAGTTCCTCTTGCTGCCGGCCAGCGAGATTGTGAAATTGCTGGGATCTGACGATATGAACATTCCCAGTGAAGAGACCATTCTGAATGCCCTGCTGAGCTGGGTGCAGCACAAAATGGAAAGCAGACAGAAAGAGCTCCCCAAACTCCTGCCTTTCATCAGACTGCCCCTGCTGGCTCCACAG tttCTGGCAGACATGGAGAACAACAGCCTATTCAGGGATGACATTGAGTGTCATAAACTCATCATGGAGGCCATGAAATACCATCTTCTGCCGGAGCGCCGGTCCCTGCTGCAGAGCCCCAGGACTAAGCCCAGGAAATCCACGGTGGGGATGATGTTTGCGGTTGGAGGCATGGATGCAACTAAAG GTGCTACAAGTATTGAAAAGTACGACCTTCGCACTAATACGTGGACTCGCGTGGCAAACATGAACGGGCGACGGCTGCAGTTTGGAGTGGCAGTGTTGGAAGAGAAGCTGTATGTCGTTGGAGGGCGAGATGGACTGAAAACACTCAACACAGTGGAGTGCTACAATCCGAAGACCAAAACCTGGAGCGTGATGCCACCTATGTCGACACACAGACACGGGCTTG GTGTGGCTGTGTTGGAGGGTCCCATGTATGCTGTAGGAGGGCACGATGGCTGGAGTTACCTGAACACAGTGGAGAGGTGGGACCCCCAGGCTCGGCAGTGGAGTTTTGTGGCCAGCATGTCTACACCAAGAAGCACTGTCGGGGTGGCCATCCTCAATGGAAA ggtgTACGCTGTTGGAGGTCGCGATGGGAGCTCTTGTCTCAAGTCTGTGGAGTGTTTTGATCCCCACACAAACAAATGGATCCCCTGTGCACAGATGGCAAAGAGGAGAGGTGGTGTAGGAGTAGCCACCTGGAATGGGCTTCTTTATGCTATTGGTGGGCATGATGCACCAGCTTCTAGCCTGGCATCAAGGCTTTCTGACTGCGTGGAGAG ATATGATCCCAAAACTGACATGTGGACAGCAGTAGCCCCTATGAGCATCAGCAGAGATGCAGTGGGTGTGTGCCTGTTGGGTGATCGTCTGTATGCCGTCGGGGGCTATGATGGACAAGTATATCTAAATGCTGTTGAAGCCTATGATCCTCAGACTAACGAGTGGACACAG GTTGCACCGTTGTGCCTTGGAAGGGCTGGAGCCTGTGTTGTTGCAGTAAAAATATAA